Proteins from one Candidatus Uhrbacteria bacterium genomic window:
- a CDS encoding cupin domain-containing protein — MDEQTLPLGMMPQELWPKIGEQGHGVVRWRETDTYELLLHAHARPGYIPLHIHQADRFYLVVKGTLTVISQKSCVTLEPGASVIIRAGQSHGFMMPEEVVRYITISMGPGHAAPNLLPAHIQKIFASMAHDPSTLRTFTHTHQWNDPYSEIEHHTIEWVRSSLLAPVPSPFVFEQRELQTFPMRGWQVGEHTWIIKVRHRAVSLTYEEPEGVPRLRVREVFAFSPGLDRKDPRITILK; from the coding sequence ATGGATGAACAAACTCTCCCACTTGGAATGATGCCGCAAGAACTCTGGCCAAAGATTGGCGAGCAGGGGCATGGAGTTGTGCGATGGAGAGAGACCGACACGTACGAGCTGCTCCTCCATGCGCACGCGAGGCCGGGGTACATCCCCCTCCACATCCATCAAGCTGACCGCTTTTATCTTGTGGTGAAGGGGACGCTCACGGTCATTAGTCAGAAGTCTTGCGTCACTCTGGAACCTGGAGCAAGTGTCATCATCCGTGCCGGACAGTCGCACGGATTTATGATGCCCGAAGAGGTGGTACGCTACATCACGATCAGTATGGGACCGGGGCACGCGGCACCGAATCTCCTGCCTGCACATATTCAAAAAATCTTCGCGTCCATGGCACATGATCCATCAACGCTCCGCACATTTACGCACACACATCAGTGGAACGATCCTTATTCCGAGATCGAGCACCATACCATTGAATGGGTACGCTCCTCTCTGCTTGCCCCCGTGCCATCTCCCTTTGTCTTTGAGCAACGTGAACTTCAGACATTCCCTATGCGCGGGTGGCAGGTAGGCGAGCACACATGGATTATCAAAGTTCGCCATCGTGCCGTTTCTCTTACCTACGAGGAACCAGAGGGGGTTCCTCGTTTGCGTGTACGAGAGGTTTTTGCCTTCAGTCCCGGCCTCGATCGTAAGGACCCGCGCATCACCATACTTAAATAA
- a CDS encoding NTP transferase domain-containing protein, whose product MAFEDTKIVILAAGKGKRMGLEIPKVLVPIQGRPMLAWLLEAVESAEVDGPPVVVYGPGLEEICTFVGARGHCTLQAKQLGTAHAVLAAKDALAGAKRLVVMYGDVPFISARAIRKIVEYHIKKPCPIMAAVGVVESYTGWQRIFQQLGRIMRDEDGLIHAIREAKDATEEELRIREINAGFYVFDAEWLWNHIENVQNKNAQEEYYLTDVIAMAVSEGLPVRTYQIPIEECIGINKLEERDVAEVVAQQLERRLP is encoded by the coding sequence ATGGCATTTGAAGATACAAAAATTGTTATCTTGGCAGCTGGGAAAGGAAAAAGAATGGGGCTCGAAATACCCAAAGTCCTGGTACCCATTCAAGGCAGACCTATGCTTGCGTGGCTCTTAGAGGCTGTCGAGAGCGCGGAGGTAGACGGCCCCCCTGTTGTCGTCTATGGACCGGGATTAGAAGAAATTTGTACGTTTGTTGGAGCACGAGGCCACTGCACTCTTCAAGCCAAACAACTTGGGACAGCGCACGCTGTTCTCGCAGCAAAGGACGCGCTTGCAGGCGCCAAACGGCTCGTTGTCATGTACGGGGATGTCCCGTTCATCAGTGCGCGCGCCATTCGCAAAATTGTGGAGTACCACATAAAAAAACCTTGCCCTATCATGGCCGCGGTTGGGGTGGTTGAGAGTTATACGGGGTGGCAGAGAATTTTCCAGCAACTCGGGCGGATTATGCGTGATGAGGACGGGCTGATTCATGCGATCCGTGAGGCGAAGGACGCAACGGAAGAAGAGCTTCGTATACGTGAGATCAATGCGGGCTTCTATGTGTTTGACGCCGAATGGCTATGGAATCATATCGAGAACGTGCAAAATAAAAACGCTCAGGAAGAGTATTATTTGACAGATGTGATTGCTATGGCGGTTTCGGAGGGACTGCCCGTGCGGACGTACCAGATTCCTATTGAAGAATGCATTGGGATCAATAAACTCGAAGAGCGAGACGTGGCAGAAGTTGTTGCCCAACAGCTGGAGAGACGCCTCCCGTGA
- a CDS encoding D-glycerate dehydrogenase, producing MKPLRVFLTRPVPDEGIRLLKKDPRISLSVYPHDRVISRIELLRSIKKADMVWTMLTDRVDDEFFVTGSQVKFVANYAIGFDNIDLASAKKHGVSVANAPAEEIAESVAEHTIALMFALARRIVESDMFTRAGKYHGWGPNLLLGTDLIGKTVGIIGAGRIGGMVARRLRDGFGLKILYHNPTRDRRFEKEHGALYRPLPRLLKESDFVTLHVPLLPSTRHLISTPELKMMKGAAFLINTARGPVVDELALTKALAKKEIAGAGLDVYECEPFIDCNPHDRLDLRRMKNVVLTPHTASASREARQAMSRESAKNILAFVHGKKIPHLVQ from the coding sequence ATGAAACCTCTCCGTGTTTTTCTCACACGTCCCGTCCCCGACGAAGGTATCCGTCTGTTGAAGAAGGACCCGCGCATTTCGCTTTCCGTCTATCCGCACGATCGTGTCATCTCCAGGATTGAGCTCCTTCGCTCCATCAAAAAAGCCGATATGGTATGGACGATGCTTACCGATCGCGTGGATGATGAGTTCTTCGTTACCGGATCACAGGTGAAGTTCGTCGCAAACTACGCAATCGGGTTTGATAACATTGACCTTGCATCGGCAAAGAAGCATGGCGTGTCCGTGGCAAACGCCCCCGCGGAGGAAATCGCTGAATCCGTTGCGGAGCACACCATCGCGCTTATGTTTGCCCTGGCGCGCCGCATTGTTGAATCCGATATGTTCACGCGTGCTGGAAAGTATCACGGATGGGGACCGAACCTCTTGCTTGGCACAGACCTTATAGGAAAGACCGTAGGGATCATCGGCGCCGGACGTATTGGCGGCATGGTGGCACGGAGGCTACGTGATGGATTCGGTCTCAAGATTCTCTACCACAACCCCACACGCGATCGCCGTTTTGAAAAAGAGCACGGGGCTTTGTATCGCCCCCTCCCGCGCCTACTTAAGGAATCTGATTTTGTCACTCTTCACGTTCCGCTTCTCCCTTCTACACGCCATCTTATCTCCACACCTGAACTTAAAATGATGAAGGGGGCGGCGTTTCTCATCAACACGGCGCGCGGGCCCGTGGTAGACGAGCTGGCACTTACAAAAGCGCTGGCAAAAAAGGAGATCGCGGGGGCAGGGCTTGATGTGTATGAGTGCGAGCCGTTTATTGATTGCAACCCCCACGACCGGCTCGATCTCCGGCGCATGAAGAATGTGGTGCTTACTCCTCACACAGCCAGCGCCTCGCGGGAAGCACGCCAAGCCATGAGCCGTGAAAGTGCAAAAAACATCCTTGCGTTCGTACACGGAAAAAAAATTCCACACTTGGTGCAGTGA